The DNA region tgaaatcagggggggctccacctgcaagtactcagcaaagattttctcctttcactagagctgtcagtttgtccgttttattatccagtgacctCACATTGCCCATAATCAGCGAAGGGAGATGCGGCTTGAATCTTCTTGAGGTCTTTAACGCAGCACCTTTCTTCGGTCTGAGGGTCTGCTCCTGCACGCCAGCTTTACAGATGAGAGAAAGTATAAGTCTCTTGAACAACATGATCAGAGGGGATGCATCTTAAATACTAAGACTAGTTAAAGAAAATCACAGGACTGTTCCCTGTGGAgcccctgtgctgcagaccatggtgtcagacacacagttctgcagacgGATCTACTGGAGAcagttggtgaggtagtccatgatccatgaaatcgggggggggctccacctgcaagtactcagcaaagattttctcctttcactagagctgtcagtttgtccgttttattatccagtgacctCACATTGCCCATAATCAGCGAAGGGAGATGCAGCTTGAATCTTCTTGAGGTCTTTAACGCAGCACCTTTCTTCGGTCTGAGGGTCTGCTCCTGCACGCCAGCTTTACAGATGAGAGAAAGTATAAGTCTCTTGAACAACATGATCAGAGGGGATGCATCTTAAATACTAAGACTAGTTAAAGAAAATCACAGGCAAAAGctaaaaagtaagaaaaataaGACAGAGCAATCGAAGCGATCTGCAGCAAGGCTGCACCTGCACACCTGCGCACAAAATCAATGTGGAAACCTAAAGAACTGCTGTTTGGTGTTTAGAAAGTCTGTCTATCATTCTGGCTGAGGAGTTGTTTTTTCACATTAATACTACATACCTCAGAGTCTGCTTGAATAATGGTCTGGACTGGACTTCAGACCCAACACCACACTACACCTGTTCTTCCTATGGAGGTTATGAGTCTGTATTTAGTAGCAGTATAAAGATGGTGGaaatgaacatactgtaccagaAAAATAATGAGTCCACCCCACGTCGCTGCTGATGTTTTAAAAGAATGTGTGTACGCCTCTGAAGAATTGGAGCACAGTCTGTTGGCATCAAATGCTCCACCTAAACCCAGTAGAATGTCCCCACCTTATTGTCCATATAGCCTAACTCTATGATTGTGAATCAAATTtatttcctgcctgtgtttttagGTACGGCGGCTTATCTCTGATCCATCTCAACACAAActgttggttctgactggtcagTGTGTGGAGGAGACTGGAGACATTGTGTTACAGAACGGCTGCTTCTCTCTCAGTGACTTCATCGGCCTATTTACCGATGAGGAGGTCAGGAACCACCATCCTATTTACCTGATGCAGATAAGGATAATTTGGTACTGGTTTGATCTGATGGGTTTATATCTTTTGCTTTATAGGTTAGGGAGTTGCTTAAGTCATCAGACTCGGCGGCAAAGGCCAGCCTCACCATCAGCTGCCCAAACTATGGTCTTTGGAAAGACTACATTATGAATAACCACAACCTGCAAGCTGTAATAAACATCAaggtcaaccccccccccatgcttcCAGAAATGGAGGGTCTGCAGGAGTTCACAGAATACTTGTCGGAATTACTGGAGCCCGAGTCGCCATTTGACCTGTTGGAGCCGCCGAACACTGTGGGGTTCTTGAAACTCTCTCGACCCTGCTGCTACATCTTcccaggagggagaggagattCTGCCTTCTTTGCTGTTAACGGTTTTAACATCCTGGTGAATGGTGGCTCTGAGCCCCGCTCTTGCTTCTGGAAACTAGTTCGACACCTGGACAGAATTGACTCAGTACTCTTGACTCACATCGGTGTGGACAATCTCCCAGGACTGAACAGTCTATTGCTAAGGAAAGTAGCTGAGCAGGAGTATGAGCGCTCCGGATCTCAAGCTGAAGAGGGATGGACAAAAAAACTGATTTCCCCTGAGATTGGGGTTGTTTTTCTCAATGTTCCAAAGAGATTAAAGTTCATCCAGGGAAATCCCACCATGCTGCGGTGTTGTGACCAAGTTGCACTAACTCTGCAGAATTTAGAAAGACTGGCAATAAAACCTGAACATCTCAGTCGGTCCAATGGTCCCATCATAGAGCCGATTGTCCTGTTTCAAAAGATGGGAGTTGGTCGCCTGGAGCTATACACACTGAATCCAGCAAGTGGTAGTAAAGAACTTGAAGCTTTAATGCACATCTGGCCAGACAACACATCAAACATAAAAAACCCTCCACTTCCTTTACCTTGCCTAGTTTCCATCTGTGCCTTGCTGGTTTGGCATCCTTCTAGTCCTCAGGAAAAGATTATACGTGTCCTTTTCCCAGGGTGTACGCCTCAGGCCAACATTCTGGATGGACTTGAAAAAGTGAGACATCTAGATTTCCTCAAACGGCcgtctgtgtgtttcacagacCTTGAAACATCTAAAACTGAGAAACAACCAAAACGCGCAGAGAGTCGGGAAAGCATTAAGTCCCAGACCAAGGATATCAGACCCAGTAGTGCCTTGCAGAAAGACAAGCTTGGACGGgtagaaaccaaaacaaagactAAGCTGCCTGCAGATACTGCACCAAAAgacaagaaagaaaaggaagaaaagacCAAACCTAAGGAAACTGATTATAAAATGAAGCAACCTAAACCTgcagaaaaattattttcaagaAAAGAAGGGTCAAAAGAGGACAAAAAGGATCTCaaaaagaaggaagagaagaCTCCAGCTACAtctgaaaaaaaagatgagagtGGAGGAAAAGACActtcaaagaaagaaatgttaaGAATTAAatcaaagaaagaaataaaatctgAACCAAAAAAGGACAGCAAAAAGGatgtcaaagcagagaagaggagaacTGCAAAACCTTCTGGTAAAGAAGTTAAAAAAGCAAGTGGAGCTATAAATCCAGTGTCGGGAAGTATAGAACTGAAGAAAGCTTTGAGCAAGAGTGGTCCTTTAAAGAAGGATGGTACTCTGCCAAAGAAGGATTCTTTGAGCCAATGGACAAAAGGGAAGCCAGCTCTAAAAGAACTGGAAAACCAGAAAGAGATGATTCTCAAGGTGTCAACACCTGAGAAAACGACAGCTGTGTTTGAGGAAAATGGATCAAAAGACACAAATGGCAACAGCACTCAGAAATCCACAGCAGTCATGAAATCTGATGAAGCCAAGACCAAGGGGAACCAGACCCTGACAGCAGAGGGTCACCAGTACGTTGCTGCTACCTTCTCACCTCTCGCTCAAATAACAAAAAGTGATCTCACCGTCAACTTTGATCTTAAGCCTGCTGCAAACCAACCTGATTTAAGATGCCTGAAAAACGAGTGTGCCGACTGTTTGAGCTCAAGAAAAAAATATCTAGAGTTGGGTTCTCATGCAGATTCAGCCCACAAGAGTGCAGGACACATGCCTTCCCATCAGTCCTCTGAGACTGATGGTGAAGATCAGGATGGCGGCCTTGGGCCCAGAGTATCCAGTCTGAGCTTTGAGAACTACAACCAGACAGGATCTTGTATAACTTCAGACCTGAGCACTCTGAATGAAGGTCTGGAAATCTCCACATTCTCACAGGATAGACAGTCTAGTCTTCTGACCCTCAACTCTTTCAAGGGCATTATGCCAGATTCCTCTTCCACCATGACCTCCATGCTGGCTGACTTTTGCTCACCTCACTCAACAGAGGTTGATGAATCCTTGTCGATTTCTTTAGAGAAAGGGTTGCCACCTGCTTTAGCATCACCCAGAGGCCTCATTGGAGTCTATTCCAATCGGCATGGTGACTCAGACTCAACAACTGGCATAGTCTTACCTTTGACAATAGCCCATAGTGGGAAATACAGGAATGGATCAGAGGAGAAAATTCATGGGATGTCTGACCTAATCTCAGATGTTCTGCATGATGTTGATCTGTGTCTGGTGTCACCTTGTGAGTTCCAGCATCCCAAGACTCcacagaatcagcagcagcatgtcaAACCTGGACTCGCCACCAGCAGTTCACCAGATATCTCTGAAAACCAGAACAACTTGCACGACGAGTACAGCAGCAACTGCCCTTCAGCCAATAGCCAGGAAACTCCACCCACATCAGTTAGTGGCTCACTGCCAATGGCCACAGATTCTGATGCCCCACCTGGAACAGAGGAATGTCCTTCTATCACTGCAGGCGTAGAGTCCGATGATGATTCCAGTACTTTTTTTATTCAACCCAGCCATCCACAAGATCACCACAGTTTccactacacacaaacaacccatGACCCACCACCTGCCCTTGTTAAGGATCTCCCACCATTACCAACACAGCCTGGAGCTTGCATGGCTGACTCAGAGGCTGACAGGTCAAGTAAGAACCTCAAAAGTTTAGATGGCAAGACCAAGAAACCAATGGATGCGCTTCAGAGGGTAACATCTGGTACCACAGCCACACAAGGAAAGTCCAAGGTTGGAAGCACCATAGGATCAGTCAAGGTGACCTCCAGTCTGGATGCAAAACCATCAGCCCGAAATTCGCTTGGTGGATCCAAACTTGTGACAGCAAAACTGCCTTGCTCAGGTATGCATAGTTAATAAAACCCTTGAGGTGTCTAAAAACCAAAGCGAACAATTATGGAGTTGAATTATATTTGCGTGTGTAAACGGAACTGTGCGtacgtaaccagatttgtacttgttaGCTAGGAGccacgctagcggagaaaacgtaaccagatttgtacttgtagacttagtggggctataccatgcttacactaataatttggggcgttaaaattacacacaaatcgtggctaaatttactagtaaaataacgtgaccttaatttgcctccacgttttgattggctaatgaacaatgAAGTTGTTGCAGTCTTTTGACATGGCACAGTaaatcctgaaagctccacaagcagtacacagcaacaagctagtccactgactgatgactttacttatatttaatgatcagacagacatgacggctcatattcatgtgtatgaagtgtgacgttactctcgtgatttgcagaggtgatgcagttgcgcgaacgttaaactggtgtttctatcatacaTCAATGTAGCATGTTGGGCTACATTAGCATGTCagggttggctgactgacggtaagcgtatcgcgtcacttccgggtactgaggtttgctgccgctgtgtgtgtacagcattactctccgctcttttctaaatattatcgttttatatctgatagcgactgctaaaagttgcaaaacaaccttgtaacactcaagcatcttttcctttcattaaacgtcctgctaatttacactgttatttaagtgttatctccgctagcgtagctcctagcttactttcctgctatggcttcccccttttcctctccctctcgctttgttcggtgctcggtgtgtcttatgtttagcttatcctctgcctcctttactgatggtaatggtatctgtaataggtgtacgctagttgcagggttggaggcgaggttgttagacttagagtctcggcttcgcactttagaaaacaggccagctagccaggtccctttagccggtgcggagcctcctagcttagctgctaccagtcccccggcaggtcccaggcagctgggcaacgactgggtcacggctcgtaagccgcagtcttacacgcctctctgcatgttctctacagccgccacccactcctagtcttagttatcacatagagactgtgtctgcttctcgaccacctaaactatacaagtcacaaacaaatcaaagaggagtgacttaccagaatttaataaacatcaaaacagctcctcttacggaacaaagtaacagtaagctaataaagtgtggtttattaaatatcagatctctctcatctaaatcctttttaataaatgacttgataagtgaccatcacatagatctgttctgtctcactgaaacctggctgcagcaggatgaatatgttactttaaatgagtcgactccaatgagtcacatcaactatcatgttccaagaagtacaggtagaggtggaggagtagcagcaatttataaatcatatttattaattactcctaaacctaaacatagttataactcatttaagagcctcactctgagcctttctcacccagactctaaaactcagaagccagttgtgttttgtattgtttatcgtcctcctgctccatattcggagttcttaactgaattctctgatttcttatctgacttagttcttagcacagataaagtcattgtagtgggagactttaacattcatgtagatgttgacagcaactgtctcagcactgcttttaactccttaatagacagtattggttttacacagcaggtaaatgaacccactcatcgttttaaccacaccctagctcttgtcctgacatatggggttgaaattgataatttgatagttccccaaaaccctctgttatctgaccatttcttattaacttttgaatttagcacaactgaccctataacagctggaaagaaatgttcaattcaattcaattcaattttatttatatagcgccaaatcacaacaaagttatttcaaggcactttacaaagtaaggtttaaaacctcacacaactaaacccaacaaatcccacatacagcaagcatttaatttgacagcaacagtggagaggaaaaactccctctctaacgaggaagaaacctccagcagaaccagactggatgtgggtggccatctgcctcgaccggttggggtgagaggatagagagatagaaaagcagagcaacagcaacaagcaacaacaagcaacaacagagcacaggcaggatggtaggaccagggactggatgcaggcaggatggttggatccgcagctgcccatcacagacaccaaactttgagtccaatgatacctgtggtaTCATGACTTTATGAAATGTTACTATatgaaatgttactatagcagatgtttttctgacaacgctgttgccagattcaagcagatgattccatcatcttttgcctcaatgtcttgtagatacataGAGAACAGTCaacttaatccttatgaacaggttgactgtcttgtagatgatgctgcagcttctctacgtacaatgttagacacagtggctcctctgaagaagaagacagtgaatcagaggaggttagctccgtggtataactcagagatccgcagcctaaagcaaaggactagacaactagaaagacagtggcgttccaacaaaataaatgtaaactgcattgcatggaaggacagtctaatgaaatataaaaaagcactttgtgctgctagaaaaacatattattactccctaattgaggaaaacaaaaacaacccaggtttcttttcagcactgtagccaggctgacaaagagtcatagctgtattgagtctactatccccttaaatctcagcagcaatgactttatgaactactttactaataaaattatcatcattagaaaaaacattcagcagcgacttcttccaaatgacagaaagcactgtctaaatccatcaactttaaatttattaaatcctctgtcttacctagacagcttctcccccataactcatatggagttaacctcgataattaactcttccaagtcgtccacttgtcttttagatccaatcccaaccagattactcaaaggagttctacctttaatcagctcatccatattaaatcaaatgaaccaatctttacaactaggctatgtaccacaggcttttaaggtggctgtggtcaaacctctattgaaaaaaccaacccttgaccctggacaactagatTCTgtaaaaaatcgtggctaaacaattatctgaccacctgagtgggaataacctgtaa from Betta splendens chromosome 4, fBetSpl5.4, whole genome shotgun sequence includes:
- the map1sa gene encoding microtubule-associated protein 1S isoform X2 — protein: MNPAHDYVCSEVRRLISDPSQHKLLVLTGQCVEETGDIVLQNGCFSLSDFIGLFTDEEVRELLKSSDSAAKASLTISCPNYGLWKDYIMNNHNLQAVINIKVNPPPMLPEMEGLQEFTEYLSELLEPESPFDLLEPPNTVGFLKLSRPCCYIFPGGRGDSAFFAVNGFNILVNGGSEPRSCFWKLVRHLDRIDSVLLTHIGVDNLPGLNSLLLRKVAEQEYERSGSQAEEGWTKKLISPEIGVVFLNVPKRLKFIQGNPTMLRCCDQVALTLQNLERLAIKPEHLSRSNGPIIEPIVLFQKMGVGRLELYTLNPASGSKELEALMHIWPDNTSNIKNPPLPLPCLVSICALLVWHPSSPQEKIIRVLFPGCTPQANILDGLEKVRHLDFLKRPSVCFTDLETSKTEKQPKRAESRESIKSQTKDIRPSSALQKDKLGRVETKTKTKLPADTAPKDKKEKEEKTKPKETDYKMKQPKPAEKLFSRKEGSKEDKKDLKKKEEKTPATSEKKDESGGKDTSKKEMLRIKSKKEIKSEPKKDSKKDVKAEKRRTAKPSGKEVKKASGAINPVSGSIELKKALSKSGPLKKDGTLPKKDSLSQWTKGKPALKELENQKEMILKVSTPEKTTAVFEENGSKDTNGNSTQKSTAVMKSDEAKTKGNQTLTAEGHQYVAATFSPLAQITKSDLTVNFDLKPAANQPDLRCLKNECADCLSSRKKYLELGSHADSAHKSAGHMPSHQSSETDGEDQDGGLGPRVSSLSFENYNQTGSCITSDLSTLNEGLEISTFSQDRQSSLLTLNSFKGIMPDSSSTMTSMLADFCSPHSTEVDESLSISLEKGLPPALASPRGLIGVYSNRHGDSDSTTGIVLPLTIAHSGKYRNGSEEKIHGMSDLISDVLHDVDLCLVSPCEFQHPKTPQNQQQHVKPGLATSSSPDISENQNNLHDEYSSNCPSANSQETPPTSVSGSLPMATDSDAPPGTEECPSITAGVESDDDSSTFFIQPSHPQDHHSFHYTQTTHDPPPALVKDLPPLPTQPGACMADSEADRSSKNLKSLDGKTKKPMDALQRVTSGTTATQGKSKVGSTIGSVKVTSSLDAKPSARNSLGGSKLVTAKLPCSGSKAVILEGSAIYVDLAYLPSGCAASTVDLEFFKCLRSSYYVVSGDDLVKEVSMRSILDSLLEGKSSWPEVQVTLIPTFDSLAMHEWYQETQEQQRELSITVLGSNSTVAMQDETFPACKVEF
- the map1sa gene encoding microtubule-associated protein 1S isoform X1 — translated: MATAAKVVTEKGGGFSSSFHGSSRSLPADYSVLVVVGTLRPVGLLEQLLGQIDSGVRCWPVDLDVSVLDQQLKLFVSRHSAFLSEDVPGQRTLHHSGDVLDTQVVMNPAHDYVCSEVRRLISDPSQHKLLVLTGQCVEETGDIVLQNGCFSLSDFIGLFTDEEVRELLKSSDSAAKASLTISCPNYGLWKDYIMNNHNLQAVINIKVNPPPMLPEMEGLQEFTEYLSELLEPESPFDLLEPPNTVGFLKLSRPCCYIFPGGRGDSAFFAVNGFNILVNGGSEPRSCFWKLVRHLDRIDSVLLTHIGVDNLPGLNSLLLRKVAEQEYERSGSQAEEGWTKKLISPEIGVVFLNVPKRLKFIQGNPTMLRCCDQVALTLQNLERLAIKPEHLSRSNGPIIEPIVLFQKMGVGRLELYTLNPASGSKELEALMHIWPDNTSNIKNPPLPLPCLVSICALLVWHPSSPQEKIIRVLFPGCTPQANILDGLEKVRHLDFLKRPSVCFTDLETSKTEKQPKRAESRESIKSQTKDIRPSSALQKDKLGRVETKTKTKLPADTAPKDKKEKEEKTKPKETDYKMKQPKPAEKLFSRKEGSKEDKKDLKKKEEKTPATSEKKDESGGKDTSKKEMLRIKSKKEIKSEPKKDSKKDVKAEKRRTAKPSGKEVKKASGAINPVSGSIELKKALSKSGPLKKDGTLPKKDSLSQWTKGKPALKELENQKEMILKVSTPEKTTAVFEENGSKDTNGNSTQKSTAVMKSDEAKTKGNQTLTAEGHQYVAATFSPLAQITKSDLTVNFDLKPAANQPDLRCLKNECADCLSSRKKYLELGSHADSAHKSAGHMPSHQSSETDGEDQDGGLGPRVSSLSFENYNQTGSCITSDLSTLNEGLEISTFSQDRQSSLLTLNSFKGIMPDSSSTMTSMLADFCSPHSTEVDESLSISLEKGLPPALASPRGLIGVYSNRHGDSDSTTGIVLPLTIAHSGKYRNGSEEKIHGMSDLISDVLHDVDLCLVSPCEFQHPKTPQNQQQHVKPGLATSSSPDISENQNNLHDEYSSNCPSANSQETPPTSVSGSLPMATDSDAPPGTEECPSITAGVESDDDSSTFFIQPSHPQDHHSFHYTQTTHDPPPALVKDLPPLPTQPGACMADSEADRSSKNLKSLDGKTKKPMDALQRVTSGTTATQGKSKVGSTIGSVKVTSSLDAKPSARNSLGGSKLVTAKLPCSGSKAVILEGSAIYVDLAYLPSGCAASTVDLEFFKCLRSSYYVVSGDDLVKEVSMRSILDSLLEGKSSWPEVQVTLIPTFDSLAMHEWYQETQEQQRELSITVLGSNSTVAMQDETFPACKVEF